A region of the Cytobacillus sp. IB215665 genome:
TTAATGGGTAAGGGTGGAGAGCTTCGACCGCACGAGTCATTAAAACGAGCACAAATCGCTTCCATCCTTGCACGTGCGTATGACCATGTTTACGGTGAAGCAGCCACAAATATAGAATTCTCAGATGTGAACGAAGCTGAAGAAGCATATGCTTCTATTAATCTCTTAGCGAATAACGACATTGTTGATGCAGGAGCGTTTCGTCCGTGGGAGAATGTTACACGAGCTGAGTTTTCGTTATTTGTCAAACTTACAATTGAAAAAGAGGAGCGTAAATAGTTAAGCTATAAGTAAAAACATAAGTACCATAGTACATCACAAAGTCTAGTAGAAATATACTAGGCTTTTTCTATTATTTTCGTATCATGTGAAAGTGTAGTAGAATAATAGCAACTACATATGAATGTTCAAAAGGTCTAGGAAAAATGATTGTGGAATAAACTTGAACAGATTGTTCGGATTTGGACGTTTACTATTGACGTTGCAACTATTAGTTGGACTACTTGCACACGCCGTGCTGATCCCGTGTTAGCATTAATCTAGCGGAATTTAGTTGGACTTCCTCAATACGTCGTACTCGAATGTATGCATCTTTTCAAGTTTAGACATAGGAGTAAATTCCTCAATACATAGTAGCGATTTTACTTCGCTGTGCAGTCATCTGACTCCAATGGTCAAATAACTACGCCGCTTTTTTGTCCTCCTTGTTGAACAAAAATTAACAAAGGCTGTTTCTCGCATACGTTGTTGTTTTCAAACTAAGACATAAATACATATATATACAGTACGTGGCATCTTTGCGTATGTAGAACGATAAGCATGTTATAAAACTATGTATATATGATCTGATATCGTAAAGATTGCAACTAAGTATGAAAGAGCCTTTTAAAAAAAGAGGGTGTAATGAAGTTGAAGAAGCTACTAAGAATCATGTTCGTGTCATCACTATTAATGATCTTCATGACAGTACATGCGGAAGCAAAAGTATTTGATGAGACGACGACTACAACAGCAGCACAATTTCAATATGAAGACTACTATACGATCATCCAAAGGTATGAAGGAGCTAGCGGGGTTACAATTGAGAGCTACAGTCCGAAATGGAAATCTGTCGATCAGTTACGTCAAGTCGAACAAGAGCTACTTCGTAATAAGCACGGGGAAGAGTTTGAGCTATTAGAAAAGATCGTTATTTATCCAGATTATCCTGCTGGTGTAGATGTAGTCGGCCAATATTACGCGCAGTATCAATGGGGTACTGAATGGAAGCTACTACCAGAGCGTAAAATCGAATTGTATGGTGGAGATGATTTCACAACGATTGGTGACATCGCCCATACGTTATCACATGAATACGGGCATCATTTCAGCTTTTATCATTTAATAGAAGGAGAAAATGAAAAACCTGCAAATTGGAAAAATAGTTCGTATGCAGAAGCACGTCAGTTATCCAAAAATTCAAATGCCCATTCTGATGGGGTTGGAGAATACATTTGGAGCTTAGCCGAAATTTTTGCTGAAGATTATGTGCAGCTGTTTGGTTCTGAGCTTGCGATTAAAAACCATGCGCAAATGAATGGACTTATTGACACACCATTTGACCAAATTTCAGCACAACAATATTGGGTCGATAGGCTAGATGAAAGCGAGTATAATGTCCGTGAACCTATTCAACTAGATTTATTAAACTATGAAGAAAATACATTTGACTCTGCCTATTACAATATGGAAATGCTCGTATCGTCACAAGGAGAGCAAAATATTTATTTAATAGGTCAAGATGGAAACGGGGAGTACATCCCTGTCACTGTTGATGAGATCAGAAATGATTCACAACTGCCTACATGGTATGACCCTTTTGAGCTAGAACCAGAGCAGTCATGGATATTTGATAGCTATACATTTGATGAAGTGAAATTTTTCGCACGTCAGCATGAGCAACAAGGATTTAATCGTGGCTCAGCTACACTGTATATAACGTATAATAATATAGAAGAAAGTAGAACGACACCAGAGCAGCTTAATATACAAAAAGTGTTATCGACAGCAAAAATTAAAGAGTTACTTACTGAATCTGCAACGAAACATGGCATTCCTCCAGAAATTTTAAAGGCGATGGCATATGTTGATACAGGCATGAAGCAATTTGATGATGAAGGCAATCCGCTTGTCGGTGAAGAAGGTGGTATTGGTCTCATGCAAGTGGTGCTTTCTGAGGATGAGATGATGGCAAAAGGTATTGATCGTTCAAAGCTAGAAACAGATACGCAATACAATATCGATATCGCTGCACAGCTACTGAAGGAAAAATGGGAGTCAGCAAATATACCGACCATTAACGATCATGTTCCAGCGGTCATCGAACATTGGTATTTTGCGTTAATGGCTTATAACGGCTTGTCACAACAGAATGATCCGAGCATTAAACATCAACAAGCACCTTATCAAGAACGTGTATTTGATGTCATTCGTCAAAACAGTTTAGTAAACGTCCAGGATATCCCTTCATTTGAAGTAGAATATGAAAATCCAGCTGAACCAGATGAACTCAGTTTCCTAGCGCAGCATTATGAGTGGGAAGGGTTGGAGACAAAATCAAGGCAGCTATATGAGGTATATGATTTTGTGTATACGTACGAGGACAATTTAACTAACACAGCTATTTTCGATGAAGTAGATGGAGAAGCTATTGCCGAGCTTACGAACTATTTCCCGCTACAAATTATTGAAGGTCCTTTTGAAAATAGTGATCCATCCGACCATACTACCTATTATGCGGTATACGGTAATATCATTTATGGATACGTTTCATCATCGCATATCAAACAAGGCGAAGTGTCTGTATACCCAGATATCTTTGACATGGAAATTGCATCAGCTGTTGGACATCTGCAGCTAAATAACATCATTAATGGTTATACAGATGGAACGTATAAACCAGATGAATCATTACTACGTAGGCATGCAGCAGCTATCTTTGTCAGAGCGCTAGGCTTGACGCTGCCAGAAGGCTACGAAATGCAAGCGACTGATATGGAACAAGGAGATATCGGTTATGAGGACATGGCAATAGCTGAAGCACATGGTCTAATGGGTATAGGTGGAGCACTTCGTCCAAATGAACTATTAACGAGGTCACAAATTGCATCCATGCTCGTACGCGCATACCATGAATTATATATACCTGCTACGGACAAAATGCCGTTTGCTGATATTGATGAAGCTTATTGGAACTATGAAGATATTAATCTGTTAGCATTTAACGGTATTATTAACGAACCGACATTCAGACCAACCGACTTTGTGACACGTGCTGAGTTTGCACTGTTGTTAAGTAGGACATTATTAATAGAAGAAAAGTAACTGACTTATCATAAATCTCCGCTCTAGCCGAGTGAGGATTTATTTTTTGCATAATTGAAGACGAGACTCATATACTAGTACAAATTGTACAACCATATGTGAAATAGTTACATAGACTGAAAGATTTGTTTGTGTTGTGACAACAAAGGCTGTTTTCGTACTAAGATATAAACATATACGCAACTAGAGTTCGTAGCATCTTTTCTAAAAAGATGACCAACGTATAAAACTGTTTCAAATTTGGTAACAAACAATAGCTACATAGTTTACGAAAAGAGCTATAACAAAAAAGCGATACTCTCGGTCAAGTATCGCTTACAAGCTTTTAAAAATATGTAGTAGTTAACTAAATGGTAGCATGTTGAGTTATTTTTATGTCTGAACACTTGAATTAGTATAATGCTCGATATAGAAATGCCGCAAACTGTGCACGGTCAATTTCTTCAGTTGGACGGAAGTTATTATCCTCGTCTCCTGTTGAGATACCTGCAGCAGCTAGACGTTGAATTTGATCATATGCCCAGTACGAGCTATCTACATCTGCAAATTCAACAGGAGTTGATGCTTCCTCAAGTGAGAAGGCTTTTGTAAACCAAACGGCTAATTGCTCTCTCGTAAGTGCAGCATTAGGTTGAAAGTTATTTGCGTCATCGCCAGTAATATAGCCTTTGTCCTTAAGGGCATTAATTGCACCTAGTGCCCAATGCTCTGTAGACACATCATCAAAGCCCTTTTTACGGTTATTCATATCAAGCTTCAATGAAACTGCTAATAATCCTGCAACCTCTGCTTTAGTAATGAGTTGGTCTGGATGAAAATAACTATCTTCCATGCCTAACAATAAATTATCATCTGCTAATGTTTTAATTTCTTCATACGCCCAAAATGATGAAGGGATGTCTTGGAAGATGCCAACTTCCTTCTCATAAGAAAGCATACGTTTTGCACCTAAATATCGTGGACCCCAGTAATATGGATCTTCTAATGAAGAAACTGAAATACCGTTTGTGGAATCAGCGTGGATAAATTTGCTGTTTCCTATGTATATACCAGAATGAGAAGCACCAGGCTTATATGTTTCAAAAAAGACCATGTCACCTATACGAAGGTTTTCCTTTGCAACTGCTGTACCTGTATTATATTGCTCAGCAGTCGTTCGTGGTAATGAAACATTGACTTGGTTGAATACGTGTCGTACAAATCCAGAGCAATCAAAGCCACTTGCATCTGTGCCACCGAACTTATACGGGACGCCGATATATTTCTTTGCTGCTGGCATGAGTACATCGTAGTTTTGCTTATCTGCTGCAAAAGAAGTTAAAGAATTTGCAAAAAATACGAAAATAAATGTAACTATTACGAAAAAGGAACGTCTAATAATATAAATCACCTCATTAATGGTAAATTCTTGTCCGATTGATAAATTTCTACACTAAATTCAGATTATCATATATATCTACTGATTTACTTTACAGTTTTGTAACAAAATAAGAGAATATGTCCGGCAATTGTTACATATAGTAAGAGACCAATAGAGAAACCCACAAATTACTAGTATACGTGAATTGGAGGAAATCATACTACAAACTGCCATTTTCTATATAATAGAATAAAACTCCCTTTTTAAACTCTCTTTCCTCTAATATAATTAAACCAACCACATACCTTAAGAAGTGGTGATAAGAAAATCTTAATAAAGCTATATTATAGAACATAGAAGTACATCGTAGTAAAAATTGGTAGTGAATTTACATTTTATTTTCAAAAAACGCTAAAAACTGTTGCAAAATGTGACAAGTCTTGTAAAATAGTAGTTGGGAGATTGTTATCCCAAACAGGAAAAAAATGTTGGCAGGAATTCGTTGACATTTGTTCCTGAAATAATTATACTAGTAGTTGTTTATGATTAAGTTTAAGAGGATTACATATTAATAGCTTACTATTGTACATATTCTCTTGGATTTAATTACTATCAATTAGAACTTTAAGTAGCAAAAGGGAGGAAATTATTCAATGGCTTACCAACCAAAATCTTATCGTAAGTTTTTAGCCGGTTCTGTTTCAGCTGCATTAGTAGCAACTGCAATCGGACCAGTAGCAGCTAGCGCTGCAAATGATTTCTCTGATGTTAGCTCTAGTTATTGGGCTCATGATGAGATTTCTGCATTAGCAAATGAAGGTATTATTAACGGGTTCCCTAACGGAACTTTCGGACCAGACTTAACATTAACTCGCGGTCAAGCTGCGAAATTATTCCAACGTGCTTTAGGCCTTGAAGTACCTGCAGATCTTAACTCTTTCTCTGACTTAGAAGGACATTCAGATCAAGAGCTTTTAGCAGCAGCTGCAGCAGTTAAAGCTGCTGGCATCTTCAAAGGTAGCAACGGTGAGTTCGGAGCTGAGGACGTATTAACTCGTGCTCAAATGGCTTCAGTTATCGTTCGTGCTTTCGGTTTAGAAGCTAACGACGTTGACGTTACATTAACTGACCTTGACACAATTGACGTTTCTCACAGAGATAACGTATCAGTATTATTCCAAAACGGAATTACAACTGGAAGAGATAACGGTACTATCTTTGATGGCGCTGACAGCGTAACTCGCGCTCAATTCGCTACATTCTTATACCGTGCATTAGGATACGATGTTGACCTAAGCGCTTCAGTAAAAGCAATCAACACTACAACTGTTGAAGTAATGTTTGAAGATGCTATTGAAGACGTTGACGCTTTAAACTTCGCTATCGAAGGTTTAGAAGTTGAAAACGCAGCAGTTAAACAAACTAACAGCAAAGTAGCTGTATTAACTACATCACCTCAAGAGGGTGGAGAAGTTTACACAGTAACAGTTGATGGCGAAGAAGTAGGAAGCTTCGAAGGTGTATCTGCAGTTGTTCCAACTGACATCGAAGTAGTATCTCACTCTTTACAAGGTATCGTAGGTAAAGAAGTAACAGTTCAAGCTGAAGTAACAGTTGCTGATGGTGAGTCTAAAGCTGGTATCCCAGTTACATTCAACATTGCAGCTAATGCTGATTTCAACAATGCTCAAGTAGTGGAAGTATTCACTAACGAAGATGGTATTGCTGAGTACTCTTACACTCAATATGCTGGTGGAGAAGATTACGTAACTGCTTATGCAACTGGTAACGCTGACCTACGTTCTACAAGCGGTATGGTTTACTGGGGTGTAACAGATCGTTTAACTATCACTGAAGTTGACGAAGAAGAAGGCAACACTATCGATAACGGTGAGAGCAAGGTTTATAAAGTAAAAGCAACTACACCTAAAGGTGGAGCAGAATCAGGCTATGTAAATGTTACATTTGCTGAAAACGTTAATGTTGACCCTGATCAATCAATTAGATCTGTAGTAGTTACAGATGTTGTTGAAGGAGAAGGCGAATACCCATATCAATATACAAATGGTAGAGCAAATCAAATACTTGTTAAACTTGATAAAGACGGTGAAGCTACATTCACTGTAACTGGTGAAGATGCTTCAGTAACTCCAGTTGTATTCTTTAACGGTGAGTTCGATGAAGATGAAAAGCATGATTGGGACGGTGTATCTCATTTATCAGCTACTGACCTTCAAGCTCAAGCAGAAACAGTTACATTTGAAGATGTAGAATATATTGATTTAGAAGTTGAATCTGTAGGTACTAAGTATGCTGCAGCGATCACTAACTACGGTTTAGGTGGACGTGAGTATAAAGTAACAGTTACAGATGAAGATGGTGAACTAGCTCCTAAGGGAACTAAAGTTTACGTTACTCTTGAAGGCGGAGACTTCGATGGTGATGTATACTTTGAAGATGAGTCTAATCAATTTACTGGAGACCTAGATGAAGGATTCTACGCTAAGACTGATGCTGACGGTGTAGCTACATTTAGAATCATTGGTGAATTTGATGATGATGACGAAGCTTACGCTACTCCAACATTCTTCCTTAACAATGGAAGTGATGATGATGAGTTAGATTCTAAAGATACATCTGCTAAAGGTGAAATTGTATACTTTGGAGACGCAGAAATCGAAGGTGCAGGCTTAACTGTACTTGATGAAGATGGTAACCCTGGAATCGAAGAAACTACAGTTGGTGAAGCAATTACTTTCGTTTATTCATCTGTAGACCAAAACGGTTTTGCTTATTATGATAAGGACGAAGACTTTGATGCTACATTTACAGTTGATGCAAAAATTGCTGATGTAGATGTATATTATGGTGATAAAGTTGTTGGTTCTCCTGACGAGACAGTTCGTGCTGGTCATGACGAGTCATTCAAATTAGAAGCACATGAAGGTCAAGCTGCAATCACAATCGTTACTGAAGATGCTACTAAAGTAGTTGTAGATGCACATGCTTCAGGAGATTCTTTACCAAAAGATTCAGCTACAGTGGAATTCAACAAGTATTCTACTTCAGAAGTGTATGGCTTCTTAGGAGCTTATGATACTAGTGAAGATGAATTAACGATTATTGATCGTAATGGTGAAGCGCACAATTACAGCTATGCTGGTGAAGAGTATGAAGAAAAAGGTTATGGAATTGAAAAAAGCGAGTTCGAGCGCCTTCTTGATGACGAGCCAGAAATCTCAGTAACTAGCGATGATGAAGGTAACTTAACATTTAACATTGTTGACTTAGATGTTACTCCTATCGCTCTACCAGATGCTGACGATGTAGTTGATGACTTTGTAGATGCTGATGCTGATGCTGGCGAATTACAAGGTGACATCACATTCACAACGCTTGATGGCGTAGCTTATGATGTAACTGTTGGAACATTTAATACTAATTTCACTGGAAACGGAAACGAAAGAACTGTAGCAGTACCAGCTGATACAGTTGCTGATTCAGTAGAAATCACTGTTTCAAATGGTGAAGGATATGAATTCACAGCTTCTTATGATTTATCTGAAAAAGATAATGATGACAATGTTGCTGCAGATGAACTAGTTCGTCTAGCATTAGAAGCAATTAATGAAGCAGCTTACGAAGGAAAATGGGATGGAGTAGACTTCAATACTTTTGGAACAGCTGAAATTACAGATGTAACAGCAGCTAATGAAGGTGATGTAAAAGAAGCTCTTGAACCAATTCGTCAAAGAGGTGGAGAGTTAACTGCTGCTGAAATCCAAGATGTAGTAGATGGAATAGTAGCACAACCAGTTATCGACGCAATTGCTGCATTAGATAACACTTCTGATCAAGCAACTGTAGATGCAGTAAGAGCTGATTATAATTTATTATCTTCAGCACAACAAGCATTAGTTGATGATACTGAATTAGTAGCACAAGAAAACAGATTAGCAGCAGATGCAACAGCTGTTTCAGATGACGCTTTAGCTCTAACAGCTCCTGCGTTCAATGTTGGTGCTGATCAACAAGCTCCATCATTTACACTTGTTGCAGCAGGTGCAAATGGAACTACAATTACATGGAGTGCTGGTGGTTCTGCTTTCTTAACAGATGCTGGTGTAGTTACTCGTGATACAGCTGGTAACGGAGATCAAACTGTTACTCTAACAGCAACTATCACAAGAGGTTTATCTACTGAAGATGTAACATTTGAAGTAGTAATTCCTGACCTTACAGATATTGATCTAGCAACTGGTGGAGATCAATATGCTCTTGTAACTGTAACTAAAAACTAATAGCTTTTTAATTAATAGCTAATTTTAAAAAACAGAGAGTCTAAGCTCTCTGTTTTTTCTTTTTATATATTTAGCCACACCCACTTCTAAAAAAGTAGTAACTCTCTTCTGTGGTATCATTCAGATATCCTAATATATATACCTCAATCCAAGTTGACTTAAAAAATAAAAATGTATAATATATTGTTCTTATATCAAATTAATAATGATGTATGTAATATTTATGTACATCCTTCCTAACTTTCCTGTAAAATTTTAATGCTACAATCTTAAAAATAACTACCATTGTTAAGGAGCGAAATCCATTGAATTCTAAACCTATTCTAATTATAGCTATTTTTGTTGTAATGTTATCCATTCTCACAGCATGCTCAGGAAATAGTACTAATGATAAGCTAGAAGGTGTAGATAAAACAGTTAAAGAAATGCTTTTGAACCATACAACATCAAATGGTGAAAATTTGCTTGATCTTTTTGATAAAAACTTTACTACTGTATCAGCAGAGCAAGCAAATGAAGAAGCTACTGTTTGGCGCCTGACTGGAAACTATGAAGGAACAGATTATCAATTTGTAGTAAGTGATGAAGAGCTCAAATTAGAAAAAAGTAAAGATGAACAGGCTGAGGCTTGGAGTC
Encoded here:
- a CDS encoding S-layer homology domain-containing protein, producing MKKLLRIMFVSSLLMIFMTVHAEAKVFDETTTTTAAQFQYEDYYTIIQRYEGASGVTIESYSPKWKSVDQLRQVEQELLRNKHGEEFELLEKIVIYPDYPAGVDVVGQYYAQYQWGTEWKLLPERKIELYGGDDFTTIGDIAHTLSHEYGHHFSFYHLIEGENEKPANWKNSSYAEARQLSKNSNAHSDGVGEYIWSLAEIFAEDYVQLFGSELAIKNHAQMNGLIDTPFDQISAQQYWVDRLDESEYNVREPIQLDLLNYEENTFDSAYYNMEMLVSSQGEQNIYLIGQDGNGEYIPVTVDEIRNDSQLPTWYDPFELEPEQSWIFDSYTFDEVKFFARQHEQQGFNRGSATLYITYNNIEESRTTPEQLNIQKVLSTAKIKELLTESATKHGIPPEILKAMAYVDTGMKQFDDEGNPLVGEEGGIGLMQVVLSEDEMMAKGIDRSKLETDTQYNIDIAAQLLKEKWESANIPTINDHVPAVIEHWYFALMAYNGLSQQNDPSIKHQQAPYQERVFDVIRQNSLVNVQDIPSFEVEYENPAEPDELSFLAQHYEWEGLETKSRQLYEVYDFVYTYEDNLTNTAIFDEVDGEAIAELTNYFPLQIIEGPFENSDPSDHTTYYAVYGNIIYGYVSSSHIKQGEVSVYPDIFDMEIASAVGHLQLNNIINGYTDGTYKPDESLLRRHAAAIFVRALGLTLPEGYEMQATDMEQGDIGYEDMAIAEAHGLMGIGGALRPNELLTRSQIASMLVRAYHELYIPATDKMPFADIDEAYWNYEDINLLAFNGIINEPTFRPTDFVTRAEFALLLSRTLLIEEK
- a CDS encoding S-layer homology domain-containing protein; its protein translation is MAYQPKSYRKFLAGSVSAALVATAIGPVAASAANDFSDVSSSYWAHDEISALANEGIINGFPNGTFGPDLTLTRGQAAKLFQRALGLEVPADLNSFSDLEGHSDQELLAAAAAVKAAGIFKGSNGEFGAEDVLTRAQMASVIVRAFGLEANDVDVTLTDLDTIDVSHRDNVSVLFQNGITTGRDNGTIFDGADSVTRAQFATFLYRALGYDVDLSASVKAINTTTVEVMFEDAIEDVDALNFAIEGLEVENAAVKQTNSKVAVLTTSPQEGGEVYTVTVDGEEVGSFEGVSAVVPTDIEVVSHSLQGIVGKEVTVQAEVTVADGESKAGIPVTFNIAANADFNNAQVVEVFTNEDGIAEYSYTQYAGGEDYVTAYATGNADLRSTSGMVYWGVTDRLTITEVDEEEGNTIDNGESKVYKVKATTPKGGAESGYVNVTFAENVNVDPDQSIRSVVVTDVVEGEGEYPYQYTNGRANQILVKLDKDGEATFTVTGEDASVTPVVFFNGEFDEDEKHDWDGVSHLSATDLQAQAETVTFEDVEYIDLEVESVGTKYAAAITNYGLGGREYKVTVTDEDGELAPKGTKVYVTLEGGDFDGDVYFEDESNQFTGDLDEGFYAKTDADGVATFRIIGEFDDDDEAYATPTFFLNNGSDDDELDSKDTSAKGEIVYFGDAEIEGAGLTVLDEDGNPGIEETTVGEAITFVYSSVDQNGFAYYDKDEDFDATFTVDAKIADVDVYYGDKVVGSPDETVRAGHDESFKLEAHEGQAAITIVTEDATKVVVDAHASGDSLPKDSATVEFNKYSTSEVYGFLGAYDTSEDELTIIDRNGEAHNYSYAGEEYEEKGYGIEKSEFERLLDDEPEISVTSDDEGNLTFNIVDLDVTPIALPDADDVVDDFVDADADAGELQGDITFTTLDGVAYDVTVGTFNTNFTGNGNERTVAVPADTVADSVEITVSNGEGYEFTASYDLSEKDNDDNVAADELVRLALEAINEAAYEGKWDGVDFNTFGTAEITDVTAANEGDVKEALEPIRQRGGELTAAEIQDVVDGIVAQPVIDAIAALDNTSDQATVDAVRADYNLLSSAQQALVDDTELVAQENRLAADATAVSDDALALTAPAFNVGADQQAPSFTLVAAGANGTTITWSAGGSAFLTDAGVVTRDTAGNGDQTVTLTATITRGLSTEDVTFEVVIPDLTDIDLATGGDQYALVTVTKN
- a CDS encoding S-layer homology domain-containing protein, with product MIYIIRRSFFVIVTFIFVFFANSLTSFAADKQNYDVLMPAAKKYIGVPYKFGGTDASGFDCSGFVRHVFNQVNVSLPRTTAEQYNTGTAVAKENLRIGDMVFFETYKPGASHSGIYIGNSKFIHADSTNGISVSSLEDPYYWGPRYLGAKRMLSYEKEVGIFQDIPSSFWAYEEIKTLADDNLLLGMEDSYFHPDQLITKAEVAGLLAVSLKLDMNNRKKGFDDVSTEHWALGAINALKDKGYITGDDANNFQPNAALTREQLAVWFTKAFSLEEASTPVEFADVDSSYWAYDQIQRLAAAGISTGDEDNNFRPTEEIDRAQFAAFLYRALY